CAGAAGTTGATCGCGTATACGGGGAATTACACGGATTACCTGCGGCAGCGGGAGGAGAATTACGAGAATCAGCTGGCGGCTTACAAGAATCAGCAGAAGGAGATCGCGGACTTGCAGGAGTTCGTGAACCGCTTCCGCTCTGTGGCGTCGAAGGCGTCGCAGGCGATGAGCAAGCTGAAAGCAATCGAGCGCATGGAACTGATCGAGAAGCCGAAGCAGCCGCGCAAGCCGTTCCGGTTCCAATTCCCCCAGCCGCCACGCGGCGGTCAGCGGGCGATCTCGCTGGAAGGCATCCACATGGCTTACGGCAGTCATCAGGTGTATCGCGGGCTGGACCTGATGGTGGAACGCGGCGAGCGCACGGTGCTGGTCGGTCCGAACGGTGCGGGTAAATCCACGCTCCTGAAGATTCTCGCGGGCGAGGTGCCCTTCCAGCAAGGCACGCGTGATTTGGGGCACAATGCGAAGATCGGCTACTTCAGTCAGCATCGCTCCGCGACGCTCGATCCGAACAACAGCGTTTTGGAAGAACTCATGGCGGCCGCCCCGGCGATGAGTGAAGAGGAGGCTCGCGGAGTCCTCGGCTCGTTCATGTTCCGCAAGGAAGAGATCTTTAAGAAGACAACGGTGCTGAGCGGTGGCGAAAAGAGCCGGTTGAACCTGGTAAAGTTCCTCGTGGACCCGCCGAACCTCCTGCTGATGGATGAGCCGACGACGCACTTGGACATCCTGACGGTGGAATCGCTGATCCTCGCGCTGGAGAAGTATGAGGGCACGCTGGTCTTCATCTCGCACGATGTGCACTTCATCCGCAAACTGGCGTTGAAGGTTCTCCACATCAATAACGGCCAGGTGACGCCGTATGTGGGTAACTTCGATTATTATCTGGAAAAGACGGGTGCCGAGGGCAATGCCCGGGCCGCCCTCACAGCCGGGTGATTTCCAGAAGGCGTCAAGCCGGGAGATGGCGGGTAACCTACGCGATTATTTCGCGATCATGACAAAATATGTAAAGTGTGACATTTGGGTTAAACCGCTTTAAACACAAGGAGTTAACGTTATTTCAAGACCGCAGAGGTCATTAGCAGAATATGGGGTATACACCTCAAAAAATAATGATTGCGTTTCTGGCCCGAAATCTCCACCTTACACTTCCGTTAGTTAGATTGCTCAACGGTTCGAGAGCTGGTGAATCTTCAGGTGAACGAGTTTTCAGTGATGATTTGAAACCCGGCGGTCGGGAACGGTCTGCGACGAAGTGAGTAAATTCTAATAACAAATCATCAATGAGTACTAAGTTGTTCGTAGGAAATCTTTCCTTCAACACGATCGAAAACGATCTCCATGACTTGTTCGCTGCTCATGGCGGCGTTATCGAGGTCAACCTGATGGTCGACAAGTTCACCGGTCGTCCTCGTGGTTTCGCTTTCGTCACCATGGAATCCCCTGAAGCTGCTGAAGCTGCCATCCAGGCGCTGCACGGCAAGAATTTCGACGGTCGCGACCTGACGGTCAACATCGCCCGTCCTCGTGAAGAACGTCCTCCGGGCGGCGGCGGCGGCGGTGGCTTCCGCGGCGGTGGTGAGCGTCGTGGCGGTGGCGGCGGCGGTTACGGTGGTGGCGAACGCCGTGGCGGTGGCGGCGGTGGCTTCCGCGGCGATCGCGGTGGTGATCGTGGCGGCGACCGTGGTGGCCGTTACTAATTGACGCCGATCAATTAGCGTTTTCACAGGTGTGGGGCGCCTTTTTCTAAAAGCGCCTCACACCTTAATTTTTTCCATTCTTAGAAAGAAAGAGCAGTCACAGTGGAAGAACACATCACAGTAGAAGGCAGCATCCAGACCGTGCTCCCCGGCACCATGTTCCGGGTGAAATTGGACAACAATCATGAAGTCCTCGCGCACATCTCAGGCAAGATGCGCAAACACTTCGTGCGCCTGACCATCGGCGACCGTGTCCGCATGGAGATGTCCCCTTACGATCTGACCAAGGGCCGTATCGTTTTCCGTCTTAAAAATTTCTAAGACCGAACGAACCATCATTTTCAGCCCCAACTTGGAAACAGGTTGGGGCTTTTTCATTTCCCAATTCACCTGAAAATTTCCTCGTTTTCCCATTGCATTCTTTTCCGTCTCCATGCAAGTTCCCAGCCTCTGGTTCGGGGCGTAGCGTAGCTTGGCTAGCGCGCTTGTTTCGGGTACAAGAGGTCGTGAGTTCAAATCTCACCGCCCCGACCATTTTTCCTTCTTTATCCATGAAGCAGTCTACCAACAGGTTGCCTCGTATCCTCCTCTCGCTCGGTCTGTTAAGCACTTTCGTTTCTGCGCTGATCGCCGCCGAGTTTTTACCACCGGGCCATCGCCCCAAACCATTGGGCATCCACGCGCTGACGAATGCCACCGTCATACCCCAGCCCGGCCAGTCGTTGAACAACGCCACCGTGCTCATCCGCCATGGCAAGATCGAAGCCGTGGGCAAGGACGTCGCCATCCCCGCCGATGCCCGCGTGCATGACCTCACCGGCTGTACCATCTACGCTGGGTTCATCGATGCCGCCCTCGCCCTCGGCACCAATAGCGGCGTGGCCCTCGACACCAGCGGTTCCGAGCCCATCCGTTTCGCCTCCGGTAACATCAATTTCTTCGGCGTGCCCGGTGAGGAGAAAGATCCCGGCAATGCCGGCCCCGGTTACGAACTCAAACGCATCACGCCCGAGTTCCGCGTCGCCGCCACGTATCGTCCGAACGCAAAGACATTCGAGACCATGCGCGATCTGGGTTTCACAGCCGGCAACGTCATCCCCGCTGGCGGCATCATGCAAGGCACCAGCGCCTTCGTGCAGTTGAATGAAGCGAACCCGAACGAAGCCGTCCTCCGCGCCGATGTTTTCCAGCACATCGTCTTCGATCCAACCACGAAGGACGACAGCTACCCAGGCTCGCTCATGGGCGTCATCTCCGCCGTGCGCCAGACCTTTTTCGATGCCCAATATTACGCGCAAGTGAAAGCCGCGCCCGACAAGGCGCGCTTGGAATTCAATCCCGCCCTCGAAGCCCTCCAACCCGCTCTCAAGCAAGATGCGCCCGTGTGGTTCGAGCCCGGTAGCATCCTCATGGTGGATCGCGCCGCGCGCGTGGCCAATGAGCTGAAGCTGAAATTCGTTATTTACTCCAGCGGCCAAGAATGGCGTCGCCCGGAACTTGCCGCCGCCACCGGCGCGAGCTTCATCGTGCCGCTGAATTTCCCCGCCGCCCCGAAACTGCCGAGCGATGACGACTGGCTCGATGTGAGCCTCGATCAACTCCGCGTGTGGGATTGGGCTGCGGAAAATCCCGCCGTGCTGCGTCAACAAGGCCGGGAGATCGCTCTCACCACGCGCGAACTCGGCGAGAAAAAAGATTTCCGCCAGAACACCAAGCTCGCCCTGCAACGCGGACTCTCCGCTGACGACGCCCTCGCCGCGCTCACCACCGTTCCCGCGAAACTTTGCCGCGTGGATGGACAGCTCGGCACCATCGCTCCCGGCAAGCTCGCGAATCTCACCGTCGTGAAAGGTGCGAGCTACTTCAATTCCGAAGACCCCGTGCAGGAAGTCTGGATCGAAGGAGAACGCTTCTCCGCGAGCGAAAAGAAGGAAGCCAAAAAGGACGACGCGAAAGAAAAAGAGAAGAAGGACAAAGAGCCCAAGGGCGAAGACACCAAACGTGTCGCCCGTGGCCCTCAGGAAGACCGCCAAGTCCTCGCAACGCCCAAGTTCGTCCTCATCCACAACGCCACCATCTGGACCTCTGGACCACAGGGTATCCTTACCAATGCCTCGCTCTTGGTAAATGACGGAAAGATTCAGGCGATCGGAGTAATGAATGTTGAGCTCATCGACAACATCTTCGTCATCGATGCCCAAGGCAAGCACATCACGCCCGGCCTCATCGATGCCCACAGTCACAGCATGATCCTCGGTGATGTGAATGAATCCACCCTACCCTCCACCGCCATGGTGCGCATCGGCGATGTGGTGAATTCCGAGACGGAGAATATCTACAAGCAACTCGCGGGTGGCCTCACTGTCGCGAATCTGCTGCATGGCTCCGCAAATCCCATTGGCGGCCAGAACCAGATCATCAAACTCAAGCAAGGTGCCTCACCGGAAGAGCTGAAATTTCCCGATGCACCCATGGGCATCAAATTCGCGCTCGGCGAGAACGTGAAGCAATCCAACTGGGGCGAGAAGGTGAACAAACGCTTCCCGCAATCCCGCATGGGCGTGCCCACCTTCATGGCGAATCGCTTCCTCGCCGCCCAGCAATACCTCGCGGAATGGGACAAATTTAAGCGCGATGGCGGCCTCGCCCCGAAGCGTAATCTGGAACTCGAAGCCATCGGCGAAATCCTCAATGGCCAGCGCTGGATTCATTGCCACTCCTATCGGCAGGACGAGATCCTCGCGTTCCTGCGCGTGATGGAATCCTTCAAAGTGAAGGTCGGCACGCTGCAACACGTATTGGAAGGCTACAAGGTAGCTGACGAAATCGCCAAGCACGGCGCCGGTGGTTCGTGCTTCTCGGATTGGTGGGGTTACAAGTTCGAGGTCTATGACGCCATTCCGCACGCAGGAAGTTTGATGCGCGATCGCGGCGTGCTCGTCTCCTTCAATTCCGATTCCTCCGATCTCGCTCGTCGCATGTATCTGGAAGCGGCCAAGGCCGTGAAATACGGCAACACACCGGAGATCGAAGCGCTTAATTTCGTGACCATCAATCCGGCGAAGCAACTACGCATCGATAAACGCGTCGGCTCGCTGGAAGTCGGCAAGGATGCAGACTTCGCGCTGTGGACCAAGTCTCCGCTCGATAACACAACCCTCTGCCTCGAAACCTGGATCGATGGTAAAAAGTATTTCGACCGCTCTCTCGATGCCGCCCGCACCGACAAGCTCGTGAAAGAACGCGAAGCGCTTATTGCGAAAGCCAAACGCCTCTCCGGCGATAAGAAAGATTCCGACTCCGCCCGCGCCGCCTTTTTCCGTCGCGCCTTGGAAACCGCCAAAGAACTCGAACCCGTCCACTGCCTCGACTGCACCAAGATCGGAGGCCAACCGTGAAAAACTTCATCTCCCTACTCGTCCGCCGAAACACGCAACCCCGTGCTGCCGGATTCCAGCCGGCATTAAGTGCGCGCCAGACGAAGCACTTGGCTTTTATAGCTCTCGCCGTTTTCTCGGCAGCCATTTCAAGTGCGTTTGCCGAAACCCTCCTCCTGAAAAACGCCACCGTCCACACCATCACCGGCGAAACCCTTTCCCCCGGCAACGTCGTTGTGACGGATGGCAAGATCACCGCCGTCGGCAA
This genomic stretch from Verrucomicrobiia bacterium harbors:
- a CDS encoding RNA-binding protein — translated: MSTKLFVGNLSFNTIENDLHDLFAAHGGVIEVNLMVDKFTGRPRGFAFVTMESPEAAEAAIQALHGKNFDGRDLTVNIARPREERPPGGGGGGGFRGGGERRGGGGGGYGGGERRGGGGGGFRGDRGGDRGGDRGGRY
- a CDS encoding amidohydrolase family protein; the protein is MKQSTNRLPRILLSLGLLSTFVSALIAAEFLPPGHRPKPLGIHALTNATVIPQPGQSLNNATVLIRHGKIEAVGKDVAIPADARVHDLTGCTIYAGFIDAALALGTNSGVALDTSGSEPIRFASGNINFFGVPGEEKDPGNAGPGYELKRITPEFRVAATYRPNAKTFETMRDLGFTAGNVIPAGGIMQGTSAFVQLNEANPNEAVLRADVFQHIVFDPTTKDDSYPGSLMGVISAVRQTFFDAQYYAQVKAAPDKARLEFNPALEALQPALKQDAPVWFEPGSILMVDRAARVANELKLKFVIYSSGQEWRRPELAAATGASFIVPLNFPAAPKLPSDDDWLDVSLDQLRVWDWAAENPAVLRQQGREIALTTRELGEKKDFRQNTKLALQRGLSADDALAALTTVPAKLCRVDGQLGTIAPGKLANLTVVKGASYFNSEDPVQEVWIEGERFSASEKKEAKKDDAKEKEKKDKEPKGEDTKRVARGPQEDRQVLATPKFVLIHNATIWTSGPQGILTNASLLVNDGKIQAIGVMNVELIDNIFVIDAQGKHITPGLIDAHSHSMILGDVNESTLPSTAMVRIGDVVNSETENIYKQLAGGLTVANLLHGSANPIGGQNQIIKLKQGASPEELKFPDAPMGIKFALGENVKQSNWGEKVNKRFPQSRMGVPTFMANRFLAAQQYLAEWDKFKRDGGLAPKRNLELEAIGEILNGQRWIHCHSYRQDEILAFLRVMESFKVKVGTLQHVLEGYKVADEIAKHGAGGSCFSDWWGYKFEVYDAIPHAGSLMRDRGVLVSFNSDSSDLARRMYLEAAKAVKYGNTPEIEALNFVTINPAKQLRIDKRVGSLEVGKDADFALWTKSPLDNTTLCLETWIDGKKYFDRSLDAARTDKLVKEREALIAKAKRLSGDKKDSDSARAAFFRRALETAKELEPVHCLDCTKIGGQP
- the infA gene encoding translation initiation factor IF-1, which translates into the protein MEEHITVEGSIQTVLPGTMFRVKLDNNHEVLAHISGKMRKHFVRLTIGDRVRMEMSPYDLTKGRIVFRLKNF
- a CDS encoding ABC-F family ATP-binding cassette domain-containing protein, which codes for MLTIRNLKKTFGGRTLFEGATMQINYGDRVVLVGPNGAGKSTLFSLILKKDEPDEGEVVRDEWTTVGFLPQESEPIGNETVIEVATGRAGEIERLEKTLQEMEAAGTVDIPEYFEAQSKFDALNNPEFEAKAKRILVGMGYKQTDFDRPAREMSGGWIMRAHLARLLVMEPDLLMLDEPTNHLDLMALLWLQDYLKGFPGALLMISHDRQFMDELCKNIFEINEQKLIAYTGNYTDYLRQREENYENQLAAYKNQQKEIADLQEFVNRFRSVASKASQAMSKLKAIERMELIEKPKQPRKPFRFQFPQPPRGGQRAISLEGIHMAYGSHQVYRGLDLMVERGERTVLVGPNGAGKSTLLKILAGEVPFQQGTRDLGHNAKIGYFSQHRSATLDPNNSVLEELMAAAPAMSEEEARGVLGSFMFRKEEIFKKTTVLSGGEKSRLNLVKFLVDPPNLLLMDEPTTHLDILTVESLILALEKYEGTLVFISHDVHFIRKLALKVLHINNGQVTPYVGNFDYYLEKTGAEGNARAALTAG